One region of Ptychodera flava strain L36383 chromosome 3 unlocalized genomic scaffold, AS_Pfla_20210202 Scaffold_27__1_contigs__length_13241970_pilon, whole genome shotgun sequence genomic DNA includes:
- the LOC139126468 gene encoding uncharacterized protein, with product MASFTETMKKVSSFFRRASVTCMKVLLIVCIRLFIVMPVRALHHLQRLLLDDNKHLNVGTRFIQHCCFVGLLQSTFGVTALLSGGLLLRFVNHLLGILVILWQYQVMINKEVKFHPVSMYAMRRNQLLRCCFYLTMTVWYLPSEISISTPLYIILAVFVVAVIEDQVQGKLQSLVEDHFDEMFDTIRHEFNFIPPSVRSPKSVSSSIWFNLHNLNGFEEYQVIIWQQCIIVMMSLFLIILKIFQWMQGYDPDFYLTSPITWVNTITVCIANLYIPCFKVKIAQLEMFNGMRRTLDIAKATDEQLMDHDDDCPVCLLPLKKGRITRCGHVFHAKCLARHLEFRGNCPMCLQPLFQPESQIRQAVNDVMLQANLQADGGDANDDDDDDDDDNGNQAIGGDQEEDVRPDIIHDIHIPEMAVDFFELEPDLEGDDDVSDDSDDDDDDDGGDDDEQDGGIDDNDNSHGDRGGDSNNDDDKDDDDEVDDDDDDDNSCHGTGDDHSEYDTGGDGDVDDDEDDDEATDDNDDEDIYDDDYDD from the coding sequence ATGGCGTCTTTTACCGAAACAATGAAGAAAGTGTCATCATTTTTCCGACGTGCCTCTGTGACATGTATGAAGGTATTGCTAATTGTTTGTATCAGATTGTTCATAGTGATGCCTGTACGTGCACTGCATCATCTGCAAAGACTGCTTCTTGATGACAACAAACATCTCAACGTTGGAACACGATTCATACAGCATTGCTGTTTTGTTGGTCTCCTACAAAGTACCTTTGGAGTTACAGCATTACTCAGTGGTGGACTACTTCTCCGCTTTGTGAATCATCTGCTTGGCATCTTAGTCATTCTATGGCAATATCAAGTCATGATAAACAAAGAAGTCAAGTTTCATCCCGTGTCCATGTATGCAATGAGAAGAAACCAACTACTTCGTTGTTGTTTCTACCTCACTATGACAGTTTGGTATTTACCGAGTGAGATAAGCATATCAACTCCATTGTATATCATTTTGGCAGTGTTTGTTGTTGCTGTCATCGAAGACCAAGTTCAAGGAAAGCTGCAGAGTTTAGTTGAAGatcattttgatgaaatgtttgACACTATCAGACATGAATTTAATTTCATCCCTCCGTCTGTCAGAAGTCCTAAGTCTGTTTCCAGTAGTATATGGTTTAATTTACATAACTTGAATGGATTTGAAGAATACCAAGTCATTATATGGCAACAATGTATTATAGTGATGATGTCATTGTTTCTCATTATCTTGAAAATCTTTCAATGGATGCAAGGTTATGACCCAGATTTTTACTTAACAAGTCCAATTACATGGGTGAACACAATCACTGTAtgcattgcaaatttgtatattcCTTGTTTTAAAGTCAAAATTGCTCAATTAGAGATGTTTAATGGAATGAGAAGAACTCTTGATATCGCCAAGGCAACAGATGAACAGCTGATGGATCATGATGATGACTGTCCAGTCTGTTTGCTGCCACTTAAGAAAGGCAGAATCACCAGGTGTGGACATGTTTTTCATGCAAAGTGCCTTGCAAGACACCTGGAGTTCCGTGGTAACTGTCCAATGTGTCTGCAGCCGTTATTTCAACCAGAGTCACAGATCAGACAGGCTGTCAATGATGTCATGCTACAAGCTAACCTTCAAGCTGATGGAGGTGAtgccaatgatgatgatgatgatgatgatgatgataatggcaATCAAGCCATTGGAGGAGACCAGGAAGAGGATGTCAGGCCGGATATAATACATGACATACATATACCTGAAATGGCTGTGGATTTCTTTGAACTTGAACCTGATCTTgaaggtgatgatgatgtttctgatgacagtgatgatgatgatgatgatgatggtggtgatgatgatgagcaAGATGGAGGTATTGATGACAATGATAATTCCCATGGTGACAGAGGTGGTGAcagtaataatgatgatgataaggatgatgatgatgaagttgatgatgatgatgacgatgacaaCAGTTGTCATGGTACAGGGGATGATCATAGTGAATATGATActggtggtgatggtgatgtagatgatgatgaggatgatgatgaagccactgatgataatgatgatgaagataTC